The window ACGCACCCTATGCCTTGCCGGGAAGCCCTCAGCTCGGCGAGGTCATTGCCGACACCTTTGCGCAGGGCTACGACGTGGTTCTGCTGGAGAACCACGGCGTGGTAACGGTCGGGCCAGATCTGCTGACCGCCTTTCAGCGGCTGGAGACGCTGGACTTCTGCGCCAAGACCCAGATCATGGCCGGCCGGCTGGGCCCCCTCTTCATCCTGACCGACGAGCAGATCGCCCGGTTCGAAGCGCCGCCGCCCCCGCTCCCCACCTTCACGCCGGCACGCCCTTCCAGCCGCGAGCGAGAACTGCGCGCCGAAATCTGCCGCTTCGTGCACCGCGCCTATGAACAGCGCCTGATGACCAGCACCGAAGGCACCATGTCCGCCCGCCTGGGCCAGGATGCTTTCCTCATCACGCCGTACGGCATTGACCGCCGCTACATTGACGTGGAGGACATCGTGCTCATCCAGGACGGCCAGGCGGAGGAAGGCAAGCGCCCCAGCCGGGCAGTGAACCTGCATCGGCGCATCTACGCCGACCATCCCGACATCGCCTGCATCGTGACGGCGCAGTCGCCGCACGCCATGGCCTTCGCGGTCACCCGCCGGCCGCTGGACACCACCACCATCCCCGAAAGCTACGTCGTGCTCCGCAAGGTGCCGCTGGTGCCGCACGGCCGGGTGTACCTGGCCCCGGAGACCATCTCCGCCGCCATCACACCGCAAAGCCCCACCCTGCTCATCGAAAATGACACCGTGCTCGCCACCGGCAAGAGCATTCATCAGGCTTTCGACCGGCTGGAAGTGGTGGACTTCACCGCCATGGCGGTCCTGAACGCGCTGGCTATTGGCCCCATCATCCCCATCGGGGAGAGGGAAATCTCGGAACTGGAACAACATTTCGCATAGGAGCAGAATCCATGTCCGCGGAGACGATACTGGAAAAACTGGTGGAAATGTCCCGCTACCTGGGCGACCCGGCCAATGACCTCGCCATCCTGGGAGAGGGCAACACCTCCGCCCGCATTGATGACGAGACCTTCTGGGTCAAGGCCAGCGGTTTCGAACTGCGCACGATTGATGCCGCCGGCTTCGTGCGGGTGCGCTTCCGCGACGTCCTCGCCGCGCTCGACCTGCCCAATCCTACCGATAAGGACATCCTTGCGCTTCTAGAGCGATCCAAGGTGGACGCCGGCGTTACCATCCGCCCCTCTGTGGAGACCATCCTCCATGCCCTGGTGCTCCAACTGGAGGGCGTCAATTTCGTGGGACACACCCACCCCACCGTCGTCAATGCCATCCTCTGCTCCCAGAAGGCCGAAGAGGCGGTCAGCGGCCGGCTCTTCCCCGAGGAGATCGTCTACTGCGGCGTGGCGCCCCTCTTCATCCCATATACCGATCCGGGCGTCGCCCTGGCCAGGGCAGTGCGAGACGGCCTGAACCGCTACCTGGACACGCATTACCAGCCGCCCAAGGTCATTCTCTTGCAGAACCACGGCCTCATTGCCCTGGGCAAGACCGCCGCGGATGTCCAGCATACCACGGCCATGTACGTCAAGACCGCCCGGGTCATCCTGGGCACCTATGCGCTGGGCGGCCCTCATTTCCTGCCGGCCAGCGCCGTGGAACGCATCCACACCCGCCCGGATGAGGAATACCGCCGCGCGTTATGGCGACAGCGCTAACCGGAGCAAGCTTAGACGATAGTCCCATGGACCAGCGCATG of the Anaerolineae bacterium genome contains:
- a CDS encoding class II aldolase/adducin family protein, encoding MRFELLHPREQLVHIMDRIYRYGLTTTSGGNLSVLEEDGTLWITPSAVDKGSLRPTDIMRIDPDGSVAGPHQPSSELPFHQTIYARRPDVRAIVHAHSPYLMSFSIARRIPDTRIIPQAHHVCGMVGYAPYALPGSPQLGEVIADTFAQGYDVVLLENHGVVTVGPDLLTAFQRLETLDFCAKTQIMAGRLGPLFILTDEQIARFEAPPPPLPTFTPARPSSRERELRAEICRFVHRAYEQRLMTSTEGTMSARLGQDAFLITPYGIDRRYIDVEDIVLIQDGQAEEGKRPSRAVNLHRRIYADHPDIACIVTAQSPHAMAFAVTRRPLDTTTIPESYVVLRKVPLVPHGRVYLAPETISAAITPQSPTLLIENDTVLATGKSIHQAFDRLEVVDFTAMAVLNALAIGPIIPIGEREISELEQHFA
- a CDS encoding class II aldolase, which translates into the protein MSAETILEKLVEMSRYLGDPANDLAILGEGNTSARIDDETFWVKASGFELRTIDAAGFVRVRFRDVLAALDLPNPTDKDILALLERSKVDAGVTIRPSVETILHALVLQLEGVNFVGHTHPTVVNAILCSQKAEEAVSGRLFPEEIVYCGVAPLFIPYTDPGVALARAVRDGLNRYLDTHYQPPKVILLQNHGLIALGKTAADVQHTTAMYVKTARVILGTYALGGPHFLPASAVERIHTRPDEEYRRALWRQR